One window of the Salvia splendens isolate huo1 chromosome 1, SspV2, whole genome shotgun sequence genome contains the following:
- the LOC121796068 gene encoding protein SOSEKI 3-like isoform X1, whose amino-acid sequence MDERTKKYRQLSPDRAKVWTEKSPKYRYNHHYSSPPPRHAGKVPVVYYLCRNRQLEHPHFMEVPLSNDDLYLRDVIERLNVLRGRGIGSMYSWSCKRSYRNGYVWHDLCEDDVIHPAHGNEYILKGSEIFEDSDPGRFSPAPTFINQGQRALSGQPCPQNQEESSSSSSLNDGTTKSLQDDELPSQLQPPCASPESGVEKVSYGPLSLTEYKNEGIANASTQTELQECTVVEKGVSTDDGSLEPHQTQLSELQDNAERSGNSVSLPPSAAGAASSVIGEKTLESLIRDDVRKLNSFRILEEEGYRFPSRTKLKIINMITQLISCGYVQEKDHSFGLIPTYGPRYSSSKYLSTSVTLGEIDHLPENPQPMGKRVADKKCFSGSLAEKSVVEEVAPTLKRSSSYNSDRQHIDSINDKEEDSSTHSKCVPLSIKASSLRKQLRCELLRSPLYEKRRISSERGESSRITDPGMSNESKRTTDPRSVRIEERLASGARVIIQSTASWD is encoded by the exons ATGGATGAGAGAACGAAGAAATACAGGCAGCTGAGCCCGGATAGAGCAAAAGTTTGGACTGAGAAATCTCCCAAATATCGATACAATCATCACTATAGCTCTCCGCCGCCGCGTCATGCTGGGAAAGTTCCTGTTGTTTACTATTTATGCCGGAATCGCCAGCTTGAGCACCCGCACTTCATGGAAGTCCCGCTATCTAATGATGATCTTTACTTGAGAG aTGTGATTGAAAGGCTTAATGTTTTGAGAGGAAGAGGTATCGGTTCAATGTATTCTTGGTCCTGCAAGAG GAGCTACAGGAATGGGTACGTATGGCATGATCTTTGCGAGGATGATGTTATTCATCCTGCTCATGGCAATGAGTACATTCTCAAGGGTTCAGAGATCTTTGAAGATTCGGATCCGG GTCGCTTTAGTCCTGCTCCGACTTTTATAAATCAGGGCCAGAGAGCATTGTCTGGACAGCCTTGCCCCCAGAACCAGGAGGAGTCATCTTCTTCGTCTAGCTTGAATGATGGAACTACAAAGAgtttgcaggatgatgagctgccATCTCAGCTGCAGCCCCCTTGTGCATCCCCAGAATCAGGTGTGGAGAAGGTTTCGTATGGCCCTCTAAGCCTAACAGAGTACAAAAATGAGGGCATTGCTAATGCTTCCACTCAGACAGAGTTACAAGAATGCACAGTCGTGGAGAAAGGTGTTTCGACCGATGATGGTTCATTGGAACCTCACCAGACTCAACTTTCCGAGCTTCAAGATAATGCAGAGAGATCTGGGAACTCTGTTTCGCTACCTCCCTCTGCTGCCGGTGCTGCATCAAGTGTTATTGGGGAGAAGACGTTGGAATCTCTCATCAGAGATGACGTGAGGAAGTTGAACAGCTTTAGGATACTCGAAGAAGAAGGATACCGGTTCCCATCAAGAACAAAGCTCAAGATTATTAATATGATAACGCAACTAATCTCCTGCGGCTATGTACAAGAGAAAGATCACAGCTTTGGCCTTATTCCAACCTACGGGCCTAGGTATTCCAGCTCCAAGTATCTGTCCACTTCAGTAACATTGGGAGAGATCGATCACCTGCCTGAGAATCCTCAGCCAATGGGAAAGAGGGTTGCAGATAAAAAGTGCTTTAGTGGGAGTTTGGCTGAGAAGAGTGTGGTCGAAGAAGTTGCACCCACTCTCAAACGATCCTCTTCTTACAATTCTGATCG TCAGCATATTGATTCAATAAATGATAAGGAAGAAGACAGTTCCACACATTCAAAATGCGTCCCATTATCAATCAAGGCTTCTTCTCTCCGTAAGCAGCTAAGATGTGAATTACTGAGATCCCCTCTCTACGAGAAACGTAGGATCTCATCCGAGAGAGGGGAAAGCTCGCGAATCACTGACCCAGGCATGTCAAATGAGAGCAAGAGGACGACAGATCCACGCTCGGTCAGAATCGAAGAAAG GCTTGCATCAGGAGCTCGAGTTATAATACAATCCACAGCATCGTGGGATTAA
- the LOC121796068 gene encoding protein SOSEKI 3-like isoform X2, giving the protein MDERTKKYRQLSPDRAKVWTEKSPKYRYNHHYSSPPPRHAGKVPVVYYLCRNRQLEHPHFMEVPLSNDDLYLRDVIERLNVLRGRGIGSMYSWSCKRSYRNGYVWHDLCEDDVIHPAHGNEYILKGSEIFEDSDPGRFSPAPTFINQGQRALSGQPCPQNQEESSSSSSLNDGTTKSLQDDELPSQLQPPCASPESGVEKVSYGPLSLTEYKNEGIANASTQTELQECTVVEKGVSTDDGSLEPHQTQLSELQDNAERSGNSVSLPPSAAGAASSVIGEKTLESLIRDDVRKLNSFRILEEEGYRFPSRTKLKIINMITQLISCGYVQEKDHSFGLIPTYGPRYSSSKYLSTSVTLGEIDHLPENPQPMGKRVADKKCFSGSLAEKSVVEEVAPTLKRSSSYNSDRSSQHIDSINDKEEDSSTHSKCVPLSIKASSLRKQLRCELLRSPLYEKRRISSERGESSRITDPGMSNESKRTTDPRSVRIEESLHQELEL; this is encoded by the exons ATGGATGAGAGAACGAAGAAATACAGGCAGCTGAGCCCGGATAGAGCAAAAGTTTGGACTGAGAAATCTCCCAAATATCGATACAATCATCACTATAGCTCTCCGCCGCCGCGTCATGCTGGGAAAGTTCCTGTTGTTTACTATTTATGCCGGAATCGCCAGCTTGAGCACCCGCACTTCATGGAAGTCCCGCTATCTAATGATGATCTTTACTTGAGAG aTGTGATTGAAAGGCTTAATGTTTTGAGAGGAAGAGGTATCGGTTCAATGTATTCTTGGTCCTGCAAGAG GAGCTACAGGAATGGGTACGTATGGCATGATCTTTGCGAGGATGATGTTATTCATCCTGCTCATGGCAATGAGTACATTCTCAAGGGTTCAGAGATCTTTGAAGATTCGGATCCGG GTCGCTTTAGTCCTGCTCCGACTTTTATAAATCAGGGCCAGAGAGCATTGTCTGGACAGCCTTGCCCCCAGAACCAGGAGGAGTCATCTTCTTCGTCTAGCTTGAATGATGGAACTACAAAGAgtttgcaggatgatgagctgccATCTCAGCTGCAGCCCCCTTGTGCATCCCCAGAATCAGGTGTGGAGAAGGTTTCGTATGGCCCTCTAAGCCTAACAGAGTACAAAAATGAGGGCATTGCTAATGCTTCCACTCAGACAGAGTTACAAGAATGCACAGTCGTGGAGAAAGGTGTTTCGACCGATGATGGTTCATTGGAACCTCACCAGACTCAACTTTCCGAGCTTCAAGATAATGCAGAGAGATCTGGGAACTCTGTTTCGCTACCTCCCTCTGCTGCCGGTGCTGCATCAAGTGTTATTGGGGAGAAGACGTTGGAATCTCTCATCAGAGATGACGTGAGGAAGTTGAACAGCTTTAGGATACTCGAAGAAGAAGGATACCGGTTCCCATCAAGAACAAAGCTCAAGATTATTAATATGATAACGCAACTAATCTCCTGCGGCTATGTACAAGAGAAAGATCACAGCTTTGGCCTTATTCCAACCTACGGGCCTAGGTATTCCAGCTCCAAGTATCTGTCCACTTCAGTAACATTGGGAGAGATCGATCACCTGCCTGAGAATCCTCAGCCAATGGGAAAGAGGGTTGCAGATAAAAAGTGCTTTAGTGGGAGTTTGGCTGAGAAGAGTGTGGTCGAAGAAGTTGCACCCACTCTCAAACGATCCTCTTCTTACAATTCTGATCG AAGCAGTCAGCATATTGATTCAATAAATGATAAGGAAGAAGACAGTTCCACACATTCAAAATGCGTCCCATTATCAATCAAGGCTTCTTCTCTCCGTAAGCAGCTAAGATGTGAATTACTGAGATCCCCTCTCTACGAGAAACGTAGGATCTCATCCGAGAGAGGGGAAAGCTCGCGAATCACTGACCCAGGCATGTCAAATGAGAGCAAGAGGACGACAGATCCACGCTCGGTCAGAATCGAAGAAA GCTTGCATCAGGAGCTCGAGTTATAA